The Streptomyces sp. HUAS CB01 genome has a segment encoding these proteins:
- a CDS encoding roadblock/LC7 domain-containing protein produces MAADKGLDWLLDDLTKRVSYIRHALVLSNDGLVTGASTGLAREDAEHLAAVSSGLHSLARGSGRHFRAGRARQTMVEFDDAMLFVTAAGDGSCLCVLSAAEADVGQVAYEMTLLVNRVGEHLAVAARQPGRVTVSDF; encoded by the coding sequence ATGGCAGCGGACAAGGGGCTCGACTGGCTCCTGGACGACCTGACCAAGCGGGTCTCGTACATACGGCACGCGCTCGTGCTGTCGAACGACGGCCTGGTGACCGGGGCGAGCACGGGACTCGCCCGGGAGGACGCGGAGCACCTCGCCGCCGTCTCCTCCGGACTGCACAGTCTCGCCCGCGGCTCGGGCAGGCACTTCCGGGCGGGCAGGGCGCGGCAGACCATGGTGGAGTTCGACGACGCGATGCTGTTCGTCACCGCGGCGGGCGACGGCAGTTGTCTGTGCGTCCTCAGTGCCGCGGAAGCCGATGTCGGCCAGGTCGCCTACGAGATGACGCTGCTGGTCAACAGGGTGGGGGAGCACCTGGCCGTGGCCGCGCGGCAGCCGGGGCGGGTCACGGTCTCCGACTTCTGA
- a CDS encoding NAD(P)/FAD-dependent oxidoreductase, whose protein sequence is MTRIVIVGAGFAGHRTARALSRTLARERVEIVLLNPTDYFLYLPLLPQVAAGILEPRRVTVSLVHTLPRVRLVLGEATQVDLAGHRVHYTDPEGTRGELAYDRLVLAVGSVNKLLPVPGVSQYAHGFRGLPEALYLRDHVVRQVEMAGAAPHAEECAARCTFVVVGAGYTGTEVAAQGKIFTDDLHAQMSRPKKPFGPAWCSPDTRPRWLLLDIAPRVLPELDRRLSETADRVLRARGVEVRTGTSIKEATPDGVLLDDGEFVPTRTLVWCVGVRPDPLVADVGLPVDRGRLRVTAELNVPGHPEVFACGDAAAVPDLTRPLPPGDDGDGTGYELTPMTAQHATRQGDVAANNVAASLGYGTARAYRHHDLGFAVDLGGVQAAANPLGVPLSGPLAGAVTRGYHLAAMPGNRIRVAADWLLEAALPRQAVQLGLVSSWSVPLDTSSPEVARLPGRSGE, encoded by the coding sequence GTGACCAGGATCGTCATCGTGGGTGCGGGGTTCGCCGGACACCGCACGGCACGGGCGCTGTCCCGCACCCTGGCCAGGGAGCGGGTCGAGATCGTCCTGCTGAACCCCACCGACTACTTTCTGTACCTCCCCCTGCTGCCGCAGGTGGCGGCCGGGATCCTGGAGCCGCGGCGGGTGACCGTCTCCCTCGTGCACACCCTCCCGCGGGTACGACTCGTGCTGGGCGAGGCGACACAGGTCGATCTGGCAGGGCACCGTGTGCACTACACGGATCCCGAGGGCACGCGGGGAGAGCTCGCGTACGACCGCCTCGTACTCGCCGTCGGAAGCGTCAACAAGCTGCTCCCCGTCCCCGGTGTGAGCCAGTACGCGCACGGCTTCCGGGGACTGCCCGAAGCGCTGTACCTGCGCGACCACGTCGTCCGGCAGGTCGAGATGGCGGGCGCCGCGCCGCACGCCGAGGAGTGCGCGGCGCGCTGCACCTTCGTCGTGGTCGGCGCCGGTTACACGGGCACCGAGGTGGCGGCCCAGGGCAAGATCTTCACCGACGACCTGCACGCCCAGATGTCCCGGCCGAAGAAGCCGTTCGGCCCGGCCTGGTGCTCCCCGGACACACGGCCGCGCTGGCTGCTCCTCGACATCGCGCCCCGCGTGCTGCCCGAGCTCGACCGGCGCCTGTCCGAGACCGCGGACCGGGTGCTGCGCGCCCGCGGCGTGGAGGTGCGCACCGGTACCTCCATCAAGGAGGCGACGCCGGACGGGGTGTTGCTGGACGACGGCGAGTTCGTGCCGACCCGGACGCTCGTGTGGTGCGTCGGCGTACGGCCCGATCCGCTCGTGGCCGACGTCGGGCTGCCCGTGGACCGCGGCAGGCTGCGGGTGACGGCCGAGCTCAACGTCCCCGGCCATCCGGAGGTGTTCGCCTGCGGTGACGCGGCGGCCGTACCGGATCTGACCCGGCCGCTGCCCCCGGGCGACGACGGCGACGGAACCGGCTACGAACTGACCCCGATGACCGCGCAGCACGCCACCCGTCAGGGCGATGTCGCGGCCAACAACGTGGCGGCATCACTCGGATACGGCACCGCACGCGCCTACCGCCACCACGACCTGGGCTTCGCCGTGGACCTGGGCGGTGTCCAGGCGGCGGCCAATCCGCTCGGCGTACCACTGTCCGGACCGCTCGCGGGCGCGGTGACCCGCGGATACCACCTGGCGGCGATGCCGGGCAACCGGATACGGGTGGCCGCCGACTGGCTGCTGGAGGCCGCGTTGCCGCGCCAGGCGGTGCAGCTCGGTCTCGTCAGCTCCTGGTCGGTGCCGCTCGACACCTCGTCGCCCGAAGTGGCCCGGCTTCCGGGCCGGTCCGGGGAATGA
- a CDS encoding PPOX class F420-dependent oxidoreductase has protein sequence MARKMSQDEWRAFVSQGTRTAKLSTVRADGSPHIAPVWFLLDGDDLLLTTGKETVKGRNLARDGRVALCVDDDRPPFSFVVVQGRAEISEEPEQLRHWATRIAARYMGEDRAEEFGARNGVPGELLVRVRVEKVQAMADVAD, from the coding sequence ATGGCGAGAAAGATGTCTCAGGACGAATGGCGGGCTTTCGTGTCCCAGGGCACGCGCACCGCGAAACTGTCGACGGTCCGGGCGGACGGCAGCCCGCACATCGCACCGGTCTGGTTCCTCCTCGACGGTGACGACCTGCTCCTCACCACGGGGAAGGAGACGGTGAAAGGGCGGAACCTCGCCCGCGACGGCAGGGTCGCGCTCTGCGTGGACGACGACCGTCCGCCGTTCTCGTTCGTGGTCGTCCAGGGCCGCGCGGAAATCAGCGAGGAACCGGAGCAGTTGCGGCACTGGGCCACGCGCATCGCCGCCCGCTACATGGGCGAGGACCGCGCCGAGGAGTTCGGTGCGCGCAACGGGGTGCCGGGCGAGTTGCTGGTGCGGGTGCGCGTCGAGAAGGTCCAGGCCATGGCGGACGTGGCCGACTGA
- a CDS encoding IS256 family transposase, translating into MTAPDSLPLHALAEDNLASASPDLLRAMVKTFADALMSAEADALCNAEYGQVSEERVNHRNGYRPREWDTRAGTVELAVPKLRQGSYFPHWLLERRRRAEQALISVVATAYLLGVSTRRVEKLAESLGVTQLSKSQVSAMAKHLDEQVAAFRNRPLDAGPYAFVWVDALTQKVREGGRIINVHALIAVGVNADGHREILGIDVATAEDGAGWLAFLRSLIARGLTGVQLVISDAHAGLVDAIGAVLPGASWQRCRTHYARNLLSQVPKSAQPWVATLLRTVFEQPDTDAVQAQMRHVLDALEAKFPKAAAHLDAVQHDLLAFTAFPREIWRQIWSNNPQERLNKEIRRRTDVVGIFPDRTAVIRLVGAVLAEQNDEWTEARRYMGRDLLAKARLHPIESENNDTLLPTELTA; encoded by the coding sequence ATGACCGCACCAGACAGTCTGCCCCTGCACGCCCTCGCCGAGGACAACCTCGCCTCGGCGAGTCCCGATCTGCTGCGCGCGATGGTGAAGACGTTCGCCGATGCGCTCATGTCGGCGGAGGCCGACGCCCTCTGCAACGCGGAGTACGGGCAGGTCAGCGAGGAACGCGTCAACCATCGCAACGGCTATCGCCCGCGCGAGTGGGACACCCGCGCCGGGACCGTCGAGCTCGCCGTCCCCAAGCTGCGGCAGGGCAGTTACTTCCCGCACTGGCTGCTCGAACGCCGTCGCCGGGCCGAACAGGCCCTGATCTCGGTGGTCGCCACCGCCTACCTGCTCGGCGTCTCCACCCGCCGGGTCGAGAAGCTCGCCGAGTCCCTCGGTGTCACCCAGCTGTCGAAGTCCCAGGTCAGCGCGATGGCCAAGCACTTGGACGAACAGGTCGCCGCCTTCCGCAACCGGCCCCTGGACGCCGGGCCGTATGCGTTCGTCTGGGTCGACGCACTGACCCAGAAGGTCCGGGAAGGCGGCCGCATCATCAACGTCCACGCGCTGATCGCGGTTGGCGTCAACGCCGACGGACACCGCGAGATCCTCGGCATCGACGTCGCCACCGCCGAAGACGGCGCCGGCTGGCTCGCCTTCCTGCGCTCACTCATCGCTCGCGGCCTAACCGGCGTCCAGCTCGTCATCTCCGACGCCCATGCCGGCCTCGTCGACGCCATCGGTGCCGTTCTGCCCGGCGCGTCGTGGCAGCGCTGCCGCACCCACTATGCGAGGAACTTGCTGAGCCAGGTTCCGAAATCGGCCCAGCCCTGGGTGGCCACGCTGCTGCGGACCGTCTTCGAACAGCCCGACACCGACGCGGTCCAAGCACAGATGCGGCACGTCCTGGACGCGCTGGAGGCCAAGTTCCCGAAAGCCGCAGCCCACTTGGACGCTGTCCAGCATGACCTGCTGGCCTTCACGGCCTTCCCGCGTGAGATCTGGCGACAGATCTGGTCGAACAACCCGCAGGAGCGGCTGAACAAGGAGATCCGCCGCCGCACAGACGTGGTCGGCATCTTCCCCGACCGCACAGCCGTCATCCGGCTGGTCGGGGCGGTCCTGGCCGAGCAGAACGACGAGTGGACCGAAGCCCGCCGCTACATGGGCCGCGACCTGCTGGCCAAGGCCCGACTCCACCCGATCGAGTCAGAAAACAACGACACCCTCCTGCCCACCGAACTCACCGCATAG
- a CDS encoding GTP-binding protein encodes MAPELSGGIGGDAAALALKILVAGGFGVGKTTLVGAVSEIRPLRTEEQLSEAGESVDDTGGVDQKTTTTVAMDFGRITIRSGLSLYLFGTPGQDRFWFLWDELSQGALGAVVLADTRRLEDSFPAVDYFEHRRIPFVVAVNCFPGARTYGAHEVSRALDLDRGTPVVLCDARDRDSGKEVLIRLVEYAGRMHTARLLDSVG; translated from the coding sequence ATGGCTCCCGAGCTCTCTGGCGGCATCGGCGGAGACGCCGCCGCTCTCGCGCTGAAAATACTGGTCGCCGGCGGGTTCGGCGTCGGCAAGACGACCCTCGTCGGAGCGGTCAGCGAAATCCGGCCGCTGCGCACCGAGGAACAGCTCAGCGAGGCGGGCGAGAGCGTCGACGACACGGGGGGAGTCGACCAGAAGACGACGACCACCGTCGCCATGGACTTCGGGCGCATCACGATCCGCTCGGGGCTGTCCCTCTATCTCTTCGGGACGCCCGGACAGGACCGATTCTGGTTTCTGTGGGACGAGCTCTCGCAGGGCGCGCTCGGTGCGGTGGTCCTCGCGGACACCAGGCGTCTCGAGGACAGCTTTCCCGCCGTCGACTACTTCGAGCACCGGCGGATCCCGTTCGTCGTCGCCGTCAACTGCTTCCCGGGGGCGCGGACCTACGGGGCGCACGAGGTCTCCCGTGCGCTCGACCTCGATCGGGGGACGCCGGTGGTGCTGTGCGACGCGCGCGACCGCGATTCGGGGAAGGAGGTGCTCATCCGGCTGGTCGAGTACGCCGGGCGGATGCACACCGCCCGGCTGCTCGACTCGGTGGGGTGA
- a CDS encoding phosphatidylinositol-specific phospholipase C domain-containing protein, protein MRKLSRTTAVSVAAAALGAALVTAQAPAAAAPGTEAAAPAYSSTTSVGVHNAYEKAKYPYFADALDSGAGMLEIDVWTNVFGRSFRVAHDNPVGNDNNCVNAATAAELRSKSRNRDLSGCLSDIRAWHDANPGHRPILLKVEMKDGFQNKNGRGPAALDALLTARLGDALYRPADLAAGHPDLDTAVRARGWPSRTDMAGKFIVELIPGTVEQENPFDTLWTDREYATHLRNLSSTGRLPEASAFPAVLGAQAGDPRGRYSDASLRPWFVLFDGNASLYAGGSIDTAWYARNNYLVLMSSAHNVPPAIDSTSPTEAQARDRVALLAGRHATVVSSDWHTLPSVLSSVVPRGTAGCVLGSGVRVRPDPGVCSGIGMAPA, encoded by the coding sequence ATGAGGAAGCTTTCGCGTACAACGGCAGTGTCCGTCGCCGCAGCCGCGCTGGGTGCGGCGCTCGTCACGGCTCAGGCACCCGCGGCGGCCGCGCCGGGCACCGAGGCGGCCGCACCGGCGTATTCGTCGACGACCTCGGTCGGGGTCCACAACGCGTACGAGAAGGCGAAGTACCCCTACTTCGCGGACGCCCTGGACTCCGGTGCGGGAATGCTCGAAATCGACGTGTGGACCAATGTGTTCGGCAGATCCTTCCGGGTGGCCCACGACAATCCCGTGGGCAACGACAACAACTGTGTGAACGCCGCGACCGCCGCCGAGCTGCGCAGCAAGTCCCGCAACCGGGATCTCAGCGGCTGTCTCTCCGACATCCGCGCCTGGCACGACGCGAACCCCGGGCACCGGCCGATCCTCCTCAAGGTCGAGATGAAGGACGGGTTCCAGAACAAGAACGGCCGGGGTCCCGCCGCGCTGGACGCACTGCTCACTGCCCGGCTCGGTGACGCGTTGTACCGGCCCGCCGATCTGGCGGCCGGTCACCCGGACCTCGACACCGCCGTACGCGCCCGTGGCTGGCCGTCCCGAACCGACATGGCGGGGAAGTTCATCGTCGAACTCATCCCCGGCACGGTCGAGCAGGAGAACCCGTTCGACACGCTCTGGACGGACCGGGAGTACGCCACGCATCTGCGGAACCTCTCCTCGACCGGCCGGCTGCCGGAGGCCTCGGCCTTCCCCGCGGTACTCGGTGCGCAGGCCGGCGACCCGCGCGGCCGCTACTCGGACGCCTCCCTCCGCCCGTGGTTCGTCCTCTTCGACGGGAACGCGTCCCTCTACGCGGGCGGCTCGATCGACACCGCCTGGTACGCCCGCAACAACTACCTCGTCCTCATGTCGAGCGCCCACAATGTGCCGCCCGCGATCGACAGCACCAGCCCGACCGAGGCACAGGCCCGTGACCGCGTCGCCCTGCTGGCGGGCCGGCATGCGACCGTGGTCTCGTCGGACTGGCACACACTGCCCTCGGTCCTGTCGAGCGTGGTGCCCCGTGGCACCGCGGGTTGCGTCCTGGGAAGTGGTGTACGGGTTCGACCTGATCCGGGGGTTTGCTCCGGCATCGGGATGGCGCCCGCATAG
- a CDS encoding DUF6397 family protein produces MRDDTTICMPRDGKSADRADAAGPGHATYTDTGDATGAGPEKGAADTVPSGRAAAALELRRGEFELAVDLGHVRTTPGRGAGRRRVTLEEIARLREADGFPEALRERVRTVGTAEAAQILSTTSARFTRLARTGHLTPVRFRLNRYRAVVWLYLASEVREFAERNADLLVGKLPPGLRAGVDEGEDWRARNWRGRRLAMLLRLADGPWARSAAIASLLDAALVAETFDDPHERTHLARLRPEAPYGRTESPAVREITDRLLLADDPDEIVWHRTSLRLSLDEARASGPAPRPAADRLRLPGPGGSAPALPIRPGSRAVDSVPAPGSRRPGVTSGAPVSGAASDPVPRPRPEPGARSVPGVRSATATATGPGLEAGSVREARHRAPAGRAAEAIRARWRRRGTSPSRVG; encoded by the coding sequence ATGCGGGACGACACGACCATCTGCATGCCCAGGGACGGGAAGTCTGCCGACCGGGCCGACGCGGCCGGCCCGGGCCACGCCACCTATACCGACACGGGTGACGCCACCGGTGCCGGCCCGGAGAAGGGTGCAGCCGACACCGTGCCCTCGGGGCGTGCGGCGGCGGCCCTGGAGCTGAGGCGCGGCGAGTTCGAGCTCGCGGTGGACCTCGGCCACGTCCGCACGACACCGGGCCGGGGCGCCGGACGGAGGCGGGTGACACTGGAGGAGATCGCGCGGCTCCGGGAAGCCGACGGTTTCCCCGAGGCCTTGCGCGAGCGTGTCCGCACCGTCGGCACGGCGGAGGCGGCCCAGATCCTGTCGACCACCTCCGCCCGCTTCACCAGGCTCGCGCGCACCGGGCACCTCACTCCCGTCCGGTTCCGTCTCAACCGCTACCGCGCAGTGGTGTGGCTGTATCTGGCCTCCGAGGTCCGCGAGTTCGCCGAGCGGAACGCCGATCTGCTGGTGGGGAAGCTCCCTCCGGGGCTGCGCGCCGGAGTCGACGAGGGCGAGGACTGGCGCGCCCGCAACTGGCGCGGACGGCGCCTCGCGATGCTGCTCCGACTGGCGGACGGCCCCTGGGCGCGCTCCGCCGCCATCGCCTCACTCCTCGATGCCGCCCTCGTGGCGGAGACCTTCGACGACCCGCACGAGCGGACGCATCTGGCGCGGCTGCGCCCGGAAGCGCCCTACGGTCGCACGGAGTCCCCGGCCGTGCGCGAGATCACGGACCGGCTCCTGCTGGCGGACGATCCGGACGAGATCGTGTGGCACCGGACGAGTCTGCGGCTGTCCCTGGACGAGGCGCGGGCCTCGGGCCCGGCACCGCGCCCGGCCGCCGACCGGCTGCGCCTCCCCGGCCCCGGAGGCTCGGCCCCCGCTCTCCCGATCCGGCCGGGCTCCCGGGCCGTCGACTCCGTGCCCGCCCCCGGATCCCGGCGCCCCGGAGTCACGTCCGGCGCGCCGGTCTCCGGGGCGGCCTCCGATCCTGTGCCCCGGCCGCGCCCCGAGCCGGGGGCCCGCTCCGTGCCCGGGGTCCGGTCCGCGACCGCGACTGCGACCGGGCCGGGGCTCGAGGCCGGGTCCGTGCGGGAGGCCCGGCACCGAGCGCCGGCCGGGCGGGCGGCCGAGGCAATACGGGCCCGGTGGCGCCGGCGCGGGACTTCCCCGTCGCGCGTCGGCTGA
- a CDS encoding transketolase, protein MRYAELTELAQQLRVDSVRAADAAGSGHPTSSMSAADLAAVLLAHHLRYDFSDPENPVNDRLIFSKGHASPLLYSLYKAAGAIDDEELLTFRKRGSRLEGHPTPRLPWVDVATGSLGQGLPVGVGMALAGRYLDRLPYRVWVLSGDSEMAEGSVWEAVEHAAFEKLGNLKLIIDVNRLGQRGPTRHQHDLDAYAQRLRAFGWHTVEVDGHDVEAVDKALTEAAEVDERPTAVIAATRKGRGVAAVEDQEGRHGKPLPDAEAAIEELGGPRFVRVEVEPPPSAPGRRVRDLGPLELPRFERGTEEATRTAYGQALAALGSARGDVVALDAEVGDSTRTEYFRKEHPDRYLEFYIAEQQLVAGAVGLQTRGWVPYASTFAAFLTRAHDFVRMAAVSRAGINLVGSHAGVSIGEDGPSQMGLEDLAMLRSVHGSTVLYPCDANQTARLVAAMADLEGVRYLRTSRGETPVIYGPDEEFPVGGSKVLRSGDGDKATIVAAGVTVHEALRAADALAADGIPVRVVDLYSVKPVDADTLNDAAAATGCVLTVEDHRPEGGIGDAVAEAFSDGRPAPRLARLAVRDMPLSATPEEQLHAAGIDAESIAAAVKLLVERVIAH, encoded by the coding sequence ATGCGCTACGCAGAACTGACGGAGCTGGCCCAGCAGTTGCGGGTGGATTCCGTGCGAGCGGCCGACGCCGCGGGGTCCGGGCACCCGACGTCCTCGATGTCGGCGGCCGACCTCGCCGCCGTCCTCCTCGCCCACCACCTGCGCTACGACTTCTCCGACCCGGAGAACCCGGTCAACGACCGGCTGATCTTCTCCAAGGGCCACGCCTCGCCCCTGCTGTACTCCCTGTACAAGGCGGCGGGCGCGATCGACGACGAGGAGCTGCTGACGTTCCGCAAGCGCGGCAGCCGTCTCGAAGGCCATCCGACGCCACGGCTGCCCTGGGTGGACGTCGCCACGGGCTCGCTCGGCCAGGGGCTGCCGGTCGGGGTGGGGATGGCCCTCGCCGGCAGGTACCTCGACCGCCTCCCGTACCGGGTATGGGTGCTCTCCGGGGACAGCGAGATGGCGGAGGGTTCCGTCTGGGAGGCCGTCGAGCACGCCGCGTTCGAGAAGCTGGGCAATCTGAAGCTGATCATCGACGTCAACCGGCTCGGACAGCGAGGTCCGACCCGCCACCAGCACGACCTCGACGCCTACGCGCAGCGCCTCCGGGCGTTCGGCTGGCACACCGTCGAGGTCGACGGCCACGACGTCGAGGCCGTCGACAAGGCCCTCACCGAGGCGGCCGAGGTGGACGAGCGTCCGACGGCCGTCATCGCGGCCACCCGCAAGGGGCGGGGCGTCGCCGCCGTCGAGGACCAGGAGGGCAGGCACGGCAAACCGCTGCCCGACGCGGAGGCGGCCATCGAGGAACTGGGCGGCCCGCGGTTCGTCCGGGTCGAGGTCGAGCCGCCCCCCTCGGCCCCCGGCCGGCGCGTACGGGACCTCGGGCCGCTGGAGCTCCCCCGCTTCGAGCGCGGTACGGAGGAGGCCACCCGCACGGCGTACGGACAGGCCCTGGCGGCGCTGGGTTCGGCGCGGGGCGACGTGGTCGCGCTCGACGCCGAGGTCGGGGACTCCACGCGCACGGAGTACTTCCGGAAGGAGCACCCGGACCGGTACCTCGAGTTCTACATAGCCGAGCAGCAGCTCGTGGCCGGCGCCGTCGGCCTGCAGACGCGCGGCTGGGTGCCCTACGCGTCGACGTTCGCCGCGTTCCTCACCCGGGCCCACGACTTCGTCCGGATGGCCGCGGTCAGCCGGGCCGGCATCAATCTCGTCGGGTCGCACGCGGGCGTGTCGATCGGCGAGGACGGCCCCTCGCAGATGGGCCTCGAGGATCTGGCGATGCTCCGGTCCGTCCACGGGTCGACGGTGCTGTACCCGTGCGACGCCAACCAGACGGCGCGGCTGGTGGCGGCCATGGCGGACCTCGAGGGCGTCCGCTATCTGCGGACCAGCCGAGGCGAGACACCCGTCATCTACGGTCCCGACGAGGAGTTCCCCGTCGGCGGCAGCAAGGTGCTGCGCAGCGGCGACGGCGACAAGGCGACGATCGTCGCCGCGGGCGTGACGGTCCACGAGGCCCTGCGCGCCGCGGACGCGCTGGCGGCGGACGGCATCCCGGTCCGGGTCGTCGACCTCTACTCGGTCAAACCCGTCGACGCGGACACGCTCAACGACGCCGCAGCGGCGACGGGATGCGTGCTCACGGTGGAGGACCACCGTCCGGAGGGCGGGATCGGCGACGCCGTGGCGGAGGCGTTCTCGGACGGGCGTCCCGCACCCAGGCTCGCCCGGCTCGCCGTGCGCGACATGCCCCTCTCCGCGACACCCGAGGAGCAGTTGCACGCCGCCGGGATCGACGCGGAATCCATCGCGGCTGCCGTCAAACTGCTCGTGGAACGGGTCATCGCCCACTGA